The following DNA comes from cyanobiont of Ornithocercus magnificus.
TCTCTTCCTCTGAAACAGCCCTTGTCGTGGCACATGATGCTGTCAATAAGACAATACTCTGCGAACTGCTTGGCCTTAGTCCTGCTGACATCTGGGCAATAAAGCAGGGTAACGGGGGGATCACAGTAATTGATATACCTACGGCGCTAAAGCAGACGACAGTGGTAAGCTCTCTCAACCTTACTTCGCATCTTGGCAGCATACTTGACTGTACAACTAAAGGTGCTCTTTAGAACATATGGCTTTGACTCAACTGCTAGATCCAGTCCGTATTTTACAAGGGCCAGAGGAAAGCGCAAGAGATGGTGCAGCACTACTCTCATCTGGTCGTCTTCAGGCATTTGACCAAGAGGCACGGAGACAAGCATCGGCACAAGGTCTTACAGCGCAGGTCATGCCGAACGCACTGCTTGCTCCTTGCTTGGTCGACCCGCATTCTATTCTGGACAGACCCGTTGGCGGGCAGATCGAAACTCTAGAGAGCTTGAGGCAAGTTGCGGCAACTGCTGGCTTTGGCCAAGTAGCTCTGCTACCCCGCGGCAAGTCTTGGCGAGATCAGCCGGAACGCCTGCAAGGATTTAACGCCTCGGATAGCGATGTCATAATCCACTTGTGGGGCAGCTTTAGTCGCGGTGGAAAAGGCCTTGAGCTAGCGGCCCACGCTGATCAGCTAGAAGCAGGAGCCATTGGTCTTGCAGAAGATGATCATCTTCCACCAATTCTGTTGGTCCAGCGCGGCCTACTCCTAGGTGAGCTTGGTAGAGCTCCCCTACTACTTGCCCCACGTGATAGAGAGATTCAGGGTGACGGCCTAGCTCGCGAGGGAGTAGAAACCCTAAGAGCTGGCTGGCAATTAGACCCTAAGACTAGCGAGACACTTCCGCTCAGTCAACTATTGGAGCTGCAGCGAAACTATCCCTCGTGTGCACTATGTCTAATGAATCTGTCAACTGCCGAGGGCGTGAGTCGTTTACGAGATGCTAGGGTTCGACCGATGGCGACAGTTAGCTGGTGGCATCTTGTAGGTGACTCTAGCCATTTATGCCTAACAGACAATGGTTGGACCGTTACCCCTTCTCTTGGCTGTGCTCAGGATCGTAGGGCTTTGATCCAAGCACTTGAAGAGGGATTGCTAACAGCCATAGCGGTAAATTCTATCCCTCTTAGCGAAGAGGATACATTGCTACCACCTGGTCAGCGGCCATCTGGTCTTGCTGGTCATCACCTAGTCCTTGCTTACCTTTGGGGAGCCTTGGTCCGTGGCAAGGGCTGGCCTGTGGAACAGCTGTGGCAAGTACTCAGTTTTGGCCCTTCTAGGTTGCTTGGCTGCCGGGAAGAGCGTCTCGAGACCAACAGCCGACGTTGGCTATTGTTTGATCCAGACGTCGTCTGGAGACCAAAGCGAGGCTGTGAAGGTGTTAGCCTTGCCGCAAACCAGCCTTTGGTAAATCGTAAGCTGACGGGCCGAGTCGTGGCGTGTGGTTTAAGGAGCTGAGTGGTCCGATCCGGTTAGGAGGCCAAAATCGAAACACGGCACGCCCAAATATCTCTTTCTTTGGCAAGAAAGGCCCGCCAGGCCAGGATCGACTGTCCCAACTGTTGGCTCGGTTGTCACCAAGAACCAACACGTAACCTTTAGGTACGGTTGCATTAAGTGTGCGACAAGGAGTTATGCTCTGTTGTATATCTAAGTAGCAATAACGTGCCACATATGGTTCATTTACTGGCCTGCCATTAACATTTACCTCACCACGTGGACTGACTGTCACATGATCGCCATCGACAGCGACTACTCGTTTGATATAGGCATCACAGGCAGCATCATTAAGGCCTGGAACTAAATTGAGGAGTGGGAAGTTGACGATAGTGCAACGAAGTGGTGATGCACCCGCGGGAGAGCGTAGAACCGGGTCGAAGGCATAGGGAGAATTAAAAACTACGATCTCCCCACGTCGTGGAGACCGATTGCGGAAGCTGAGTTTCTCAATTACTAGTCGATCATGTATTTGGAGACCAGGCAGCATAGATCCCGAAGGGATATAGCGAGCTTCCGCTACTAGCTCCCGTATGCCTAGATAGAGGCCCATGGTAAAGATCATTGGTCCCCAGAAATCCCAAAATGGGTGTAGGCGGTACTGCCTCAAGCGGGATGGGGAATTTGGATCCTGCTGCGCTTCAGCCAACTGGGCCTGACAAATCAAACATTAACCTAGACGCTAACTGTGACAGTCCCTAGAAGTCACCAGTTTAACCTATATGACTTACCCTAGCATTCAAGAGTTTTTCTCAAGTCCAGATAAAACTTAACGACGGTGGAGCTTGGTAGTTCCTCTTAAGTGTTCTTGAAGAACCAGGGAATCTTCCATATTAAAAGCAGGTCTGAATGTATGCTAACTTGATTCAATCTACGGTCCGCCTGGTTCGGAAGACGAGTGCCTAGAGAGCTGCTCGCAAAGTTAAAAGTGTAAATTCAAGAGATTGCTCGCAATTCAGATTAGCTTTGTAACTGATACGCTTTAGCAAGGTGCAGTCAGGTTTCACATATTTAGAGCAGGAGTCTGTTTTGGGAGCTGATGCCTATAACTTTGGATTACCTTAGATAAAGTTGCATAAGTGTATGAAGGTAGTAGGAGAGTGTACAAGATTGTAACACTCCCCCTGTTTCCAGGTAGGCAACCAGGCTTATATTATAATATAGTTTTGCCTCAGGTATTGATCTCCCACAACTTAATTAAACTTGCTGAGTCTGAACTGAGGCAGGTCCGGTTTTGGACTTGGTCTGTATCCGTGATGCTTAGCGGCGCAATAGTGAGCGGATTGCACCAACTGTGCCATTAGATCCCTTGCCAACACCGCCCTCTGGTCGAGTCCGGATAGTAACGTTTCCGTTAACGCTAGTGCGACAGGCTAGCCGGTAGTTAGCCTTGCGATCAGCTAAGTAAACTGCTTCCATCTCTGATCGAGGAGACAAGTTAGCCTCGCCGTCGATAACCTCAACAACGCAAGAACCACATTGACCGACGCCACCACAGTTGTTGACATTGCTGAGACCCTTATAGGGATTAACTCCTGAATAGAGACAGGTGCTGCGGAGGTTAGCGCCCTCGGCGCAAGCGACCTGCCGCTCTTCCCGCTCAAATTGGATAGTGGGCACAGCAGAATACGGTTAAACTCAGCTTACAGTTTAGTAGCTCAAAGGTCTACCTCTGTGGCTGCATTGATGCAGCGTTCCAGCAGGGGCTGCACAGCGTCAGAGTCACGCCAACCATCAATTACGGTGACTCTACCTTCAAGACTCTTGTAGGTACGGAAAAACTCAGCAACATCTTCTAGCTGTCCTGAAGCAATCTGCCTGATGCTGAGAACCGAGTGCTGATGTTGATCGGCAACCGGAACACAGAGAAGCTTGCCATCGTAGAAACCGCTGTCATGCATATCCAGTACTCCGATTGGTCGTGCCAGGATCAAGCATCCAGCGAAGGTCGGCTCACCCATAATCACCATGGCGTCCAGGGGAGAACCATCGTCAGCCAGTGTGTTTGGCACAAATCCGTAATCGAATGGGTAGCGGACGGAAGAGTGCAAGACCCTATCAAGGGCCATAATCCCAGCTTTGGCAGAGTATTCATACTTATTGCGACTGCCGGCGGGAATCTCTACGACCAGATTCACGAGCCCTGGTGATGGAGATGGTGGAAGCGGTCTGAGATCCATCGGATGGCCGAAGGTTGGGAGACTGCATGATCGAAGCAACTTCTCTGTCGGTCAGAACCGCTATGAGTGGAACTGCCAAGGTGAGAATTGCCAGCAAAAAACCGAGAACACTACTGGATACTGTGCCCGGACTGTAAGGGTCGCCTGGTTCGGAGAGCGGAGGCTCGGCGGCGTCACCTGTGGAAGTGGTTGGCCTCGAAGCCTGTTCGGATTCCATGCAGTGAAAATCTTGGAGACTCCCTCAGTGAAACAAGATTTCTCTAAGGGTAGAATCGGCGATAGCGGCACAAGCTAGCATTAATCGGGTCGTCATGTCATTCTGACACTGATCAGCATCTTAAGCAGCAAAGCAATTTTGGCAGTTATTGAGGGGAGTGAAGTCAGATGGCTACCTAGACACACCAAGGTATCTGGGGATTGTGCAAGCTCCTCAAGAATTGCAGCAGGCGTCTGCTGTAAGCTGTTGAAGGTGAGTTGAGAATCGCAACAGTGGCCTCTTGATGTAAAAGGCTTTCTTGGTGAGATCTGCAAACTCCGTTTGAGCGGAATAGTTAGGGTGTCTTCCCAGTCACTACGGTATTCAGAGTTAAACCTGTGCAGTTTGGAAGATAAGTTCAGGCCGTGCAAATCATTATTTTTTTAGCAGTAGATCAGGGTGCAAGAGCAATTGTGGTAATTTCTAGACTTTCTTGATGCCAAATTGCGTCAAGGTACACGTTGCTGACCCCAACTGTGGGTACTTTGGTAGATACTGATACAGCTATGAGGTTACCGCTAAAGCATCAATAGATCGAGTGAGAGCGAAGCTTGCCTGGCAAAAATCTATGATGTGCGGATTCTAGTGAGCAGAAGCTTTGGAAATTCCTTGTTAGGGTATTCGCCTAGGCCTGTTACTCTTGAAGGTACTCTCAAAGGTCCTAAATTCCTAAGTGGACTTACAACCACCACTCTATAAATAGTCGAATGGCGATTTTTGCTACCCACTATGCTGCAGCATCATGCGTGCCTCTCGCCTGATGCTGGTCACGCTTCGGAATGTTCCAGCCGAAGCAGAAATCATATCCCACCAACTACTAGTCCGTGGCGGTTTCATACGGCGAATCTCTGGTGGGATTCATGCATATCTGCCATTGATGTGGCGGGTACTACGGCGTATAACATCCATTATCCGTGATGAGCTTAATACTGCTGGTGCTCTTGAAACCTTACTGCCGCAGCTACAGCCAGCTGATCTCTGGCGGCAAAGCCAGCGCTGGCAACCTTACACTGCTGGAGAGGGCATCATGTTCCATTTGCAAGATCGGCAGGGACGTGATTTAGGCCTCGGCCCAACTCACGAAGAAGTTGTCACTAGCCTGGCGGGAGAGCTACTATTTTCTTACAGACAATTGCCAGTTACACTATACCAGATCCAGACCAAGTTTCGAGATGAGATGCGGCCACGATTTGGTTTAATGCGCAGCCGAGAATTTATTATGAAAGATGCATACTCTTTTCATGCAACCAAGAGTGATTTATGCCAAACTTATGAGGCTATGAGTTGTACCTACAAACGGATATTTGAGCGCTGTGGTTTAAAATCTGTGACAGTTGAAGCAGATAGTGGCGCAATTGGTGGTGCTGCCTCACAGGAATTTATGGTGACGGCAAACTCTGGCGAAGACGTAGTACTGACTAGCTCTGACGGCTGCTATGCAGCCAACCAAGAAAAAGCTGTCTCGCTACCTGATGATTCAATACCTCTATTTGTGGAGTCCCCGGTTACAATCAACACATCCGGCTGTCAGAGTATCGAGGACCTTTGCAAGGCACATGGCTTCGAGGCAGGGCAGCTTGTCAAAGTGCTTTTTTTGTTAGCGCGTCTTTACGATGGCTCACAACAGCCAGTACTCGTGAGCTTGAGAGGAGATCAAGAGCTGAATAAGGTAAAATTGCTAAATGCTTTGCAGCTCAGCTGCGGTACTAGTGTATTAGATATAATATATCCTACGAGGGAATATCTGTCTTCTAACGGATTAGAATCTTTATCTACTTGTTTTCTGGCTCCAGATCTACCTGACACACTGCTAGAGGTTGTCTCTGGTTGGGTGCCTAGATTTCTACGTCTTGCGGATATGACAGCATCTTCACTAACATGCTTTGTCTGCAGTGCTAGCACATCAGGATTCCATCGTGTTGGGGTTAGCTGGGAAGAATTAGGTGGTGTACAAGATGCATTTGACCTGCGCATGGCTCGCGAAGGTGAACGTTGCTGCCATAATCCTAGTCAAAGACTTAAGGCTTACCGCGGGATTGAGGTTGGTCATATTTTTCAGCTTGGGCAGAAGTATTCCTCGGCTCTAGAAGCAACTTTTACCACTAAATTAGGTCGTCAAGAACCATATTGGATGGGCTGTTACGGCATTGGAGTATCCCGCCTTGCCCAGTCAGCTGTAGAGCAGCATCATGATGAAGATGGTATTATTTGGCCTATAGCAATCGCTCCTTTTGAGGTACTTATAGTTATTGCGAGCATACAGGATGAACTACAACGGAGTCTAGCGGAGCGTTTATACAACCAGCTTTGCTCCGCTGATGTAGACACCCTCCTTGACGACCGTTCTGAACGTGCAGGTGTAAAGCTCAAGGATGCTGACCTAATAGGTATTCCCTGGCGATTAGTAGTTGGCCGAGATGCAGCAAAGGGATATGTCGAATTGGTTAGGCGCGCATCACGTGATAGTCTCTTGATTCCAGAGAGAGAAGCGGTGCACAAACTATGTGATGCACTTAGAAGGCAGACAAGGACTTCCCTTAGTCCCCTTTAAAGTCCTGCACAACAGCAGATTCGGACCTATGCTCATTGTGTTCCAACAGCTGTTCCGGCTTTTAACCCGGGCGGGACTAATCTTTGCTATGTCAATTTCCTTGCTGCTCACTGCTTGTGGTGGGACACAAGGTACATCTAGTGATGCTCGCCTCAGTGGCAACTATGTCGAGGACACAGTCCAAGTAACAAAGCTTCTCCAGGCTACGATCTCGATGCCACAAGAGGCCGAAGGTCATGTTGAGGCCGAGATAGAAGCGCGGGCACTGATTAATGACTATATGTCTCGCTACCGGCCCCGGCGTGAAGTGAACGGTCTAGCTTCGTTTACTACTATGCAGACTGCACTAAACTCACTTGCGGGGCACTACGCCACATACACTAATCGACCGTTGCCTGATGCTTTGCAAGAACGCATTTCTAAGGAACTCGCGAAAGCCGAACGTTCAGTAATGAGAGGTGGCTAGCCCAGTTCTATATTTGACGCAGGGAAGCTTGATCTGCAAGGCTATTGGATTGTCCAGAATCGCGGCTCCGGGCCCGTAGTGTCTTTGGCCAACGTTGTCGTCATCGGAGCGCAGTGGGGTGACGAAGGTAAAGGAAAAATCACTGACCTCTTAAGCCGCTCTGCCGATGTCGTGGTCCGCTATCAAGGTGGTGTTAACGCTGGGCATACCATTGTCGTCGACGAACGTGTTCTTAAACTGCACCTTATCCCTTCTGGAATTCTCTATCCCGACAAAGTCTGCTTAATTGGGTCTGGAACTGTGGTTGATCCCCGAGTAATGCTTGGTGAGCTAAATATGCTCGTTGAGAATGGTATTGATATCAAGGGCTTACAACTAGCTTCGACCGCTCATGTGACGATGCCATACCATCGATTGCTTGACCAGGCGATGGAGCAGCAACGAGGAGACTGGCGCATCGGCACCACTGGTCGTGGTATTGGGCCAACCTATGCTGACAAAGCGCAACGTAGCGGAATAAGAGTAATCGACCTTCTTGAGCCTCAGCGACTGCGCAATTGTTTACAAGGTCCCCTAGAGGAAAAGAACCGTCTTCTGAAGCAGATATATGATGTTGATCCACTTGATCCTGAACAAGTATTTCAAGAATATCTCCGCTATGGTGAACTCCTCGAACCTCACATAGTCGACTGCACTCGCTCAATCCATGAAGCAGCTCGCAACCGCCAAAACATCTTATTTGAGGGAGCCCAGGGAACTCTACTAGATCTTGACCACGGCACCTACCCCTATGTAACGTCTTCTAATCCAGTCTCTGGAGGAGCATGCATTGGTGCTGGGGTTGGTCCAACACTAATCGATCGGGTAATTGGCGTAGCCAAAGCCTACACCACACGCGTTGGCGAAGGACCTTTTCCAACTGAGCTCTCTGGAAACTTAAATGATCAGCTTTGTGATCGTGGCGGCGAATTCGGCACTACCACTGGACGCCGCCGCCGATGTGGTTGGTTCGATGGAGTAATAGGGCGCTATGCTGTCCAAGTGAATGGCCTCGACTGTTTAGCCATCACCAAATTGGATGTTCTCGACGAACTCGATGAGATTTGCATCTGCGTAGCATATGATTTAGATGGAAAACGAATAGAGCATTTCCCAAATAGTGCTGAGAGTTTTGCCCGCTGCCAACCAGTGTTCAAGACTTTGCCAGGGTGGCGCTGCTCAACAGCAGATTGTCGCAGGCTCGAGGACCTACCAGAGACTGCCATGGACTATCTATGCTTTCTGGCAGATTTGATGGAAGTCCCAATCGCTATAGTCTCTCTGGGTGCTCACCGTGAGCAAACCATTGTTGTTGAAGATCCGATTCATGGTCCCAAACGTGCTTTACTAAGCTCTTAATATTAATTATCTTAGCTGCAGAAAGATCAATAAGTTTCTCCCAGCAGGGATTCAGATGGCCATCCAGACTCAACTCAGTAGTTCTCCTGTTGATGTTGTCGGCATTGGCAACGCCATTGTTGACATCTTGGTCCAGGTGCAAGACTACTTTCTCGAACGCCATGGGTTAGTAAAGGGAACTATGACTCTGGTTGATCAAGAAAGAGTCGAGGCCATTCAAAATGATTGTGATGGAACGGGTATTAGGACTTCAGGTGGTTCAGCAGCCAATACCCTGGCCGGACTAGCCCAACTAGGTAGTCAAGTTGAGTTTGTTGGTCGTGTGCGGGACGACCAACTTGGTATGAGCTTCACTCACGATATTCATGCTGTTGGAGCTCACTTCAATACTCCACCCATAAGAGGGGGGGCTCCAACAGCCTGCTGCCTAATCCTAGTAACGCCAGATGCCCAACGCACTATGTGCACCTTCCTCGGTGCCTCAGTCCAGCTAGGACTGGAGGATTTGGATTTCTCGATAATACGGCAGACAAAAGTATTGTACTTAGAGGGTTATTTATGGGATAGTCTAACAGCTAGGTGCGCTTTTTTAGAAGCTGCACGAACTTGTCAGGAATCTGGCGGTCAGGTAGCACTATCACTCTCTGATACCTTATGTGTTAGCCGACACAGAGAAGAATTCCAGGACTTTATTAGTAGATCTGTTGATGTCCTCTTCGCTAATGAAAGCGAGATTACTACCCTTTATTCTTGTAAAGACTTTGAATCTGCGCTCCTCCAATTAAAAAGAGAAAAGTGCTACGCTGTTGCAGCACTAACTCGCGGCAACAAAGGTTCAGTAGTATTATCTAAAGAGCAGCACTGGGATATTTGTCCCTATATCTTAGGCAGCTTAGTAGACACTACGGGCGCAGGAGATCTCTATGCAGGTGGCTTCCTACATGGGTATACTAATGGCCTACCATTTGAACAATGCGGCCACCTTGGCTCACTTTGCGCCGGGCAAATTGTCACTCATTTAGGCTCTCGTTCCAAAACCTCGCTCCAGGGTTTAGTACGGCACCACCTCAAGTGGGAGAGTTAAGAGTCAACTAAGAATGTTAGACATGGCTAGATAAACAGGTAAGATGGTCAAGTAACTCCTGAGCATTGTGGAAAATGACAGTTCCTTTAGAAGCCGACAATGGTCTCTGAAGCAAAAGCAACTGGATATTTTGCTCCTGACAAATTTTATGCCAAAGATGTTCAATTACCCCACCGGACTGTCGGCAGATTACATGTGTAATTTGCCAGCGGCGGCATAAAGCTCTCTCTAATGTACCAGGAGGTAATGATTTTTGTATTGGATGGACTATAGCTGTACAGCTCGGCGACAGGCCTGATAGGTTGGCAAGACGAAGTGCGGCAACATTAGGGAAAATTCTCGCATGTACATGAGCATTAACTTGTTGGCAGAGGGGAATGGTCTCAGCTAGCTGCCGAGCTCCTAAAGCTAACAAGGTTCGTGCTCCCTTAGGAATTTTGGATTTCACCTCTACCAAAGAGCGCAACAGGATGCAGTTTCCTAGGAACTCATTAGGACGCTCAAATCGTGCTATGTTTTGCCCTACTTTATTGCAAGCCTGTTGTAGGGTCTGGCTGATGATAACAGCGAAGGGGTGGGTGGCGTCCACAACACAACAATAGCCACCATGATTACAGACAGCTCTAGCTAAAATTCTGTTAACTGCCTTTACACCAGCGAGGGCTCCGGTCATGAGATGCTCGGGAGCCAAGTGAGCATAGGAGCGTGCTGCTGACTCTGTAACAACGGAGACATGAACCCGCCACCCATGACGCTGCATTGCTTCGGTCAGCATGGGCCCTTCACCAGTGCCAGCGAGTAGCCAAACCGGTCGTTGGTCAATTGCTGAAATTTGCATCAAGATGAAGCTGTGCTCCTGATAAAACATGAATCACTGCATTCTGGAGGTGGAGGTTGTTCAAGCTCCCACCGTGCGTTACACCCAGGAAAATCAAATGCCGGTTGCAGAGATGGAGGTGCGCTTCGATGCTCTTCGAGCTAACGATTTGCCAGGAGAAATTAAAGTGGTTGGCTGGGGTAACCTTGCTCATGATCTTCAGAGCCAGGTTCAAGTTGGTCAGCATCTAGTACTTGAGGGTAGGCTACGCATGAATACAGTGGCTCGCCGAGATGGGAC
Coding sequences within:
- a CDS encoding dihydroorotase, giving the protein MALTQLLDPVRILQGPEESARDGAALLSSGRLQAFDQEARRQASAQGLTAQVMPNALLAPCLVDPHSILDRPVGGQIETLESLRQVAATAGFGQVALLPRGKSWRDQPERLQGFNASDSDVIIHLWGSFSRGGKGLELAAHADQLEAGAIGLAEDDHLPPILLVQRGLLLGELGRAPLLLAPRDREIQGDGLAREGVETLRAGWQLDPKTSETLPLSQLLELQRNYPSCALCLMNLSTAEGVSRLRDARVRPMATVSWWHLVGDSSHLCLTDNGWTVTPSLGCAQDRRALIQALEEGLLTAIAVNSIPLSEEDTLLPPGQRPSGLAGHHLVLAYLWGALVRGKGWPVEQLWQVLSFGPSRLLGCREERLETNSRRWLLFDPDVVWRPKRGCEGVSLAANQPLVNRKLTGRVVACGLRS
- a CDS encoding signal peptidase I, with protein sequence MGLYLGIRELVAEARYIPSGSMLPGLQIHDRLVIEKLSFRNRSPRRGEIVVFNSPYAFDPVLRSPAGASPLRCTIVNFPLLNLVPGLNDAACDAYIKRVVAVDGDHVTVSPRGEVNVNGRPVNEPYVARYCYLDIQQSITPCRTLNATVPKGYVLVLGDNRANSWDSRSWPGGPFLPKKEIFGRAVFRFWPPNRIGPLSSLNHTPRLGPSAYDLPKAGLRQG
- a CDS encoding (2Fe-2S)-binding protein, encoding MPTIQFEREERQVACAEGANLRSTCLYSGVNPYKGLSNVNNCGGVGQCGSCVVEVIDGEANLSPRSEMEAVYLADRKANYRLACRTSVNGNVTIRTRPEGGVGKGSNGTVGAIRSLLRR
- a CDS encoding inorganic pyrophosphatase, producing the protein MDLRPLPPSPSPGLVNLVVEIPAGSRNKYEYSAKAGIMALDRVLHSSVRYPFDYGFVPNTLADDGSPLDAMVIMGEPTFAGCLILARPIGVLDMHDSGFYDGKLLCVPVADQHQHSVLSIRQIASGQLEDVAEFFRTYKSLEGRVTVIDGWRDSDAVQPLLERCINAATEVDL
- a CDS encoding proline--tRNA ligase, with translation MRASRLMLVTLRNVPAEAEIISHQLLVRGGFIRRISGGIHAYLPLMWRVLRRITSIIRDELNTAGALETLLPQLQPADLWRQSQRWQPYTAGEGIMFHLQDRQGRDLGLGPTHEEVVTSLAGELLFSYRQLPVTLYQIQTKFRDEMRPRFGLMRSREFIMKDAYSFHATKSDLCQTYEAMSCTYKRIFERCGLKSVTVEADSGAIGGAASQEFMVTANSGEDVVLTSSDGCYAANQEKAVSLPDDSIPLFVESPVTINTSGCQSIEDLCKAHGFEAGQLVKVLFLLARLYDGSQQPVLVSLRGDQELNKVKLLNALQLSCGTSVLDIIYPTREYLSSNGLESLSTCFLAPDLPDTLLEVVSGWVPRFLRLADMTASSLTCFVCSASTSGFHRVGVSWEELGGVQDAFDLRMAREGERCCHNPSQRLKAYRGIEVGHIFQLGQKYSSALEATFTTKLGRQEPYWMGCYGIGVSRLAQSAVEQHHDEDGIIWPIAIAPFEVLIVIASIQDELQRSLAERLYNQLCSADVDTLLDDRSERAGVKLKDADLIGIPWRLVVGRDAAKGYVELVRRASRDSLLIPEREAVHKLCDALRRQTRTSLSPL
- a CDS encoding photosystem II protein Psb27, which encodes MHLEGRQGLPLVPFKVLHNSRFGPMLIVFQQLFRLLTRAGLIFAMSISLLLTACGGTQGTSSDARLSGNYVEDTVQVTKLLQATISMPQEAEGHVEAEIEARALINDYMSRYRPRREVNGLASFTTMQTALNSLAGHYATYTNRPLPDALQERISKELAKAERSVMRGG
- a CDS encoding adenylosuccinate synthase, producing the protein MSLANVVVIGAQWGDEGKGKITDLLSRSADVVVRYQGGVNAGHTIVVDERVLKLHLIPSGILYPDKVCLIGSGTVVDPRVMLGELNMLVENGIDIKGLQLASTAHVTMPYHRLLDQAMEQQRGDWRIGTTGRGIGPTYADKAQRSGIRVIDLLEPQRLRNCLQGPLEEKNRLLKQIYDVDPLDPEQVFQEYLRYGELLEPHIVDCTRSIHEAARNRQNILFEGAQGTLLDLDHGTYPYVTSSNPVSGGACIGAGVGPTLIDRVIGVAKAYTTRVGEGPFPTELSGNLNDQLCDRGGEFGTTTGRRRRCGWFDGVIGRYAVQVNGLDCLAITKLDVLDELDEICICVAYDLDGKRIEHFPNSAESFARCQPVFKTLPGWRCSTADCRRLEDLPETAMDYLCFLADLMEVPIAIVSLGAHREQTIVVEDPIHGPKRALLSS
- a CDS encoding adenosine kinase; translation: MAIQTQLSSSPVDVVGIGNAIVDILVQVQDYFLERHGLVKGTMTLVDQERVEAIQNDCDGTGIRTSGGSAANTLAGLAQLGSQVEFVGRVRDDQLGMSFTHDIHAVGAHFNTPPIRGGAPTACCLILVTPDAQRTMCTFLGASVQLGLEDLDFSIIRQTKVLYLEGYLWDSLTARCAFLEAARTCQESGGQVALSLSDTLCVSRHREEFQDFISRSVDVLFANESEITTLYSCKDFESALLQLKREKCYAVAALTRGNKGSVVLSKEQHWDICPYILGSLVDTTGAGDLYAGGFLHGYTNGLPFEQCGHLGSLCAGQIVTHLGSRSKTSLQGLVRHHLKWES
- a CDS encoding precorrin-6A reductase, which encodes MQISAIDQRPVWLLAGTGEGPMLTEAMQRHGWRVHVSVVTESAARSYAHLAPEHLMTGALAGVKAVNRILARAVCNHGGYCCVVDATHPFAVIISQTLQQACNKVGQNIARFERPNEFLGNCILLRSLVEVKSKIPKGARTLLALGARQLAETIPLCQQVNAHVHARIFPNVAALRLANLSGLSPSCTAIVHPIQKSLPPGTLERALCRRWQITHVICRQSGGVIEHLWHKICQEQNIQLLLLQRPLSASKGTVIFHNAQELLDHLTCLSSHV
- a CDS encoding single-stranded DNA-binding protein, which translates into the protein MNHCILEVEVVQAPTVRYTQENQMPVAEMEVRFDALRANDLPGEIKVVGWGNLAHDLQSQVQVGQHLVLEGRLRMNTVARRDGTKGKSGELVLSRFHSISTESAVGSTGSMTDNPDDGIKARMMARRKSLRTETAVEWNSAPLVPDTDNIPF